A window from Vulpes lagopus strain Blue_001 chromosome 23, ASM1834538v1, whole genome shotgun sequence encodes these proteins:
- the HSP90B1 gene encoding endoplasmin, translating into MRALWVLGLCCVLLTFGSVRADDEVDVDGTVEEDLGKSREGSRTDDEVVQREEEAIQLDGLNASQIRELREKSEKFAFQAEVNRMMKLIINSLYKNKEIFLRELISNASDALDKIRLISLTDENALAGNEELTVKIKCDKEKNLLHVTDTGVGMTREELVKNLGTIAKSGTSEFLNKMTEAQEDGQSTSELIGQFGVGFYSAFLVADKVIVTSKHNNDTQHIWESDSNEFSVIADPRGNTLGRGTTITLVLKEEASDYLELDTIKNLVKKYSQFINFPIYVWSSKTETVEEPMEEEEAAKEEKEDSDDEAAVEEEEEEKKPKTKKVEKTVWDWELMNDIKPIWQRPSKEVEDDEYKAFYKSFSKESDDPMAYIHFTAEGEVTFKSILFVPTSAPRGLFDEYGSKKSDYIKLYVRRVFITDDFHDMMPKYLNFVKGVVDSDDLPLNVSRETLQQHKLLKVIRKKLVRKTLDMIKKIADEKYNDTFWKEFGTNIKLGVIEDHSNRTRLAKLLRFQSSHHPSDITSLDQYVERMKEKQDKIYFMAGSSRKEAESSPFVERLLKKGYEVIYLTEPVDEYCIQALPEFDGKRFQNVAKEGVKFDESEKTKESREAIEKEFEPLLNWMKDKALKDKIEKAVVSQRLTESPCALVASQYGWSGNMERIMKAQAYQTGKDISTNYYASQKKTFEINPRHPLIKDMLRRVKEDEDDKTVSDLAVVLFETATLRSGYLLPDTKAYGDRIERMLRLSLNIDPDAKVEEEPEEEPEETTEDTTEDTEQDDEEEMDAGTDDEEQETVKKSTAEKDEL; encoded by the exons GGTCAGTCCGAGCTGATGATGAAGTCGATGTGGATGGTACAGTGGAAGAGGATCTGGGTAAAAGTAGAGAAGGCTCCAGGACAGATGATGAAGTAGTGCAGAG agaGGAAGAAGCTATTCAGTTGGATGGATTAAATGCATCCCAAATAAGAGAActtagagaaaaatcagaaaaatttgcCTTCCAAGCTGAAGTGAATAGAATGATGAAACTTATCATCAATTcattgtataaaaataaagag ATTTTCTTGAGAGAACTGATTTCAAATGCTTCTGATGCCTTAGATAAGATAAGGTTAATATCACTGACAGATGAAAATGCTCTTGCCGGAAATGAGGAACTAACTGTCAAAATTAAG TGTGACAAGGAGAAGAATCTGCTACATGTCACAGACACTGGTGTGGGAATGACCCGGGAAGAGTTGGTTAAAAACCTTGGTACCATAGCCAAATCTGGAACAAGCgagtttttaaacaaaatgactGAGGCACAAGAGGATGGCCAGTCAACTTCTGAACTGATTGGGCAGTTTGGTGTCGGTTTCTATTCTGCCTTCCTTGTCGCAGATAAGGTTATTGTCACATCAAAACACAACAACGATACCCAGCATATCTGGGAATCTGACTCCAATGAGTTCTCTGTAATTGCTGACCCACGAGGGAACACCCTCGGACGGGGAACAACAATTAC ActtgttttaaaagaagaagcATCTGATTACCTTGAATTGGACACAATTAAAAATCTCGTCAAGAAATATTCACAGTTTATAAACTTCCCTATTTATGTGTGGAGCAGCAAG ACTGAAACTGTTGAGGAGCccatggaagaagaagaagcagcaaaagaagaaaaagaagattctgATGATGAAGCTGcagtggaagaagaagaagaggaaaaaaaaccaaaaaccaaaaaa GTTGAGAAAACTGTCTGGGATTGGGAGCTTATGAATGACATCAAACCAATATGGCAGAGACCATCAAAAGAAGTAGAAGATGACGAATACAAAGCTTTCTACAAATCATTTTCAAag GAAAGTGATGACCCCATGGCTTATATCCACTTTACTGCTGAAGGGGAGGTTACCTTCAAATCAATTTTATTCGTACCTACATCTGCTCCACGTGGTCTGTTTGATGAATATGGATCTAAGAAGAGTGATTACATTAAG CTTTATGTGCGCCGAGTATTCATCACAGATGACTTCCATGATATGATGCCCAAGTACCTTAACTTTGTCAAGGGTGTT GTGGACTCAGATGATCTCCCCTTGAATGTTTCCCGGGAAACTCTTCAGCAACATAAACTGCTTAAG gtGATTAGAAAGAAGCTTGTCCGTAAAACTCTGGACATGATCAAGAAGATTGCTGATGAGAAGTACAATGATACTTTTTGGAAAGAATTTGGTACCAACATCAAGCTTGGTGTAATTGAAGACCATTCAAATCGAACACGTCTTGCTAAACTTCTTAGATTCCAGTCATCTCATCATCCAAGTGACATTACCAGTCTAGACCAATATGtggaaagaatgaaggagaagCAAGACAAAATCTACTTCATGGCTGGGTCTAGCAGAAAAGAG GCTGAATCTTCTCCGTTTGTTGAGCGACTTCTGAAAAAGGGCTATGAAGTGATTTATCTCACCGAACCTGTGGACGAATACTGCATTCAGGCTCTTCCTGAGTTTGATGGGAAAAGGTTCCAGAATGTTGCCAAAGAAGGTGTGAAATTTGATGAAAGTGAGAAAACAAAGGAGAGTCGTGAAGCGATTGAGAAAGAATTTGAGCCTTTGCTCAACTGGATGAAAGATAAAGCTCTCAAGGACAAG ATTGAAAAGGCCGTGGTATCTCAGCGTCTGACAGAGTCTCCGTGTGCTCTGGTGGCCAGCCAGTATGGATGGTCTGGCAACATGGAGAGAATCATGAAAGCTCAAGCATACCAGACGGGCAAAGACATCTCTACAAA TTACTATGCCAgccagaagaaaacatttgaaattaatCCCAGACATCCCCTGATCAAAGACATGCTTCGACGAGTTAAG GAAGATGAAGATGACAAAACGGTATCGgatcttgctgtggttttgtttgAGACAGCAACGCTGCGATCAGGGTATCTGCTACCAGACACTAAAGCATATGGAGATCGAATAGAAAGAATGCTTCGCCTCAGTTTAAACATTGACCCTGATGCAAAG GTGGAAGAAGAACCAGAAGAAGAACCCGAAGAGACAACTGAGGACACCACAGAAGACACAGAGCAGGATGAcgaagaagaaatggatgcagGAACAGACGACGAAGAACAAGAAACAGTAAAG AAATCTACAGCTGAAAAAGATGAATTATAA